One window of the Deltaproteobacteria bacterium genome contains the following:
- a CDS encoding PilZ domain-containing protein, with protein sequence MTEPRFAIASHAADSDYAPTSRVLLWKLGYALLPPEEAGSPALRVVRDDRLDEVPAPTAEPIILLTRARKAKPADPRVVGSVRRPAGLHELYRLFQAATEAHPRAVPRVPCSLAARATVPDDGQRFELRITSLSENGCLVSGERLPALDARLALEIEMPWGERLGGPAVAAYEQGDQLGLVFHDIRLAERKKLVKAVRQLLERL encoded by the coding sequence ATGACGGAACCCCGCTTCGCGATCGCCTCCCACGCAGCGGACTCGGACTACGCGCCGACCTCGCGGGTCCTGCTCTGGAAGCTCGGCTACGCGCTGCTGCCGCCCGAGGAGGCCGGCTCGCCGGCCCTGCGCGTCGTGCGTGACGACCGCCTGGACGAGGTCCCGGCGCCGACCGCGGAGCCGATCATCCTCCTGACGCGCGCGCGCAAGGCGAAGCCGGCCGACCCGCGCGTCGTCGGCAGCGTGCGGCGGCCCGCGGGCCTGCACGAGCTCTACCGGCTCTTCCAGGCCGCTACCGAAGCGCACCCGCGCGCCGTGCCGCGCGTTCCCTGCTCGCTCGCGGCGCGGGCGACCGTGCCCGACGACGGCCAGCGCTTCGAGCTGCGCATCACGTCGCTCTCCGAGAACGGCTGCCTGGTCAGCGGCGAGCGCCTGCCGGCCCTCGACGCGCGGCTCGCGCTCGAGATCGAGATGCCCTGGGGCGAGCGCCTGGGCGGCCCTGCGGTCGCGGCCTACGAGCAGGGGGACCAGCTCGGCCTGGTCTTCCACGACATCCGGCTGGCCGAGCGCAAGAAGCTCGTGAAGGCGGTGCGGCAGCTCCTCGAGCGGCTCTGA
- a CDS encoding RluA family pseudouridine synthase, protein MALPPPPASARERFDPPVLRARWTLEAPCSGEAFTASLPARTGWDHTVVERLLRHGGAHLDGRPHGADTLPARLAAGTQVDLHALAREPEPLVLGPEHLLAERDDWLALDKPAHVAVQATRASRLAALEPALRAARAEPGWSAVHRLDRETSGVVVFARDARAAARLGAAFSTRRARKRYLALVSPPPAADAFTVSGWIARTLHPTRYRFALRARAAPGHRASETRFRVLARAGDHALLEAEPHTGRTHQIRVHCEAQGCPIVGDTRYSGVPAPRVQLHAAELTFGDRGEELVLRAPLPGDLEPLFLALARSG, encoded by the coding sequence ATGGCCCTTCCGCCCCCGCCGGCCTCCGCCCGCGAGCGCTTCGACCCCCCGGTGCTGCGCGCGCGCTGGACGCTCGAGGCACCTTGCTCCGGGGAGGCCTTCACGGCCTCCCTCCCGGCGCGGACGGGCTGGGACCACACCGTCGTCGAGCGCCTGCTCCGGCACGGGGGAGCGCACCTCGACGGGCGCCCGCACGGCGCGGACACCCTGCCGGCCCGGCTCGCGGCCGGCACCCAGGTCGACCTGCACGCGCTCGCCCGCGAGCCCGAGCCGCTCGTGCTCGGACCCGAGCACCTGCTCGCCGAGCGCGACGACTGGCTCGCGCTCGACAAGCCGGCGCACGTCGCGGTGCAGGCCACGCGCGCGAGCCGGCTCGCCGCGCTCGAGCCGGCGCTGCGGGCGGCGCGCGCCGAGCCCGGCTGGTCGGCGGTGCACCGGCTCGACCGCGAGACGAGCGGCGTCGTCGTGTTCGCGCGTGACGCGCGGGCCGCAGCGCGGCTCGGCGCGGCCTTCTCCACGCGACGCGCCCGCAAGCGCTACCTGGCCCTGGTGTCGCCGCCACCCGCAGCCGATGCCTTCACGGTGTCGGGCTGGATCGCGCGCACCCTGCACCCGACGCGCTACCGCTTCGCGCTGCGCGCCCGCGCGGCGCCGGGCCATCGCGCGAGCGAGACCCGCTTCCGGGTGCTCGCGCGTGCCGGCGACCACGCGCTCCTCGAGGCCGAGCCCCACACGGGACGGACCCACCAGATCCGGGTCCACTGCGAGGCGCAGGGCTGCCCGATCGTCGGCGACACCCGCTACAGCGGCGTCCCGGCGCCGCGCGTCCAGCTCCATGCCGCGGAGCTCACCTTCGGCGACCGCGGGGAGGAGCTGGTCCTGCGCGCGCCGCTCCCCGGCGACCTGGAGCCGCTCTTCCTCGCGCTCGCGCGCTCCGGGTGA
- a CDS encoding DUF1329 domain-containing protein → MRAPFPLVLALLALVTAAPARAQDDAPAGPPPFREGDVLGFGDIEKLRPYLPKEVWANRDFFLYEGMKMEIGPAFADYSPAPAYQEATAKFAGQPRLGPDGSLENYTAGQPFPIDAIDCAADPDAGSKIMWDFSYRWAPISGFSSFFYSYWDRGEELPLYYEGTGGGVMLSHRPEPMYLEQGSDLFRGESRKGAAGAEVTAPFDARGIMLLTYRYKDSDLPPSKARNDDTWVYVPTLRRVRRISTAQRTDAISGTDFTFDDLFSFNGIVPQYEWKCLGKQDVIAPVNTKVKGYPYVKGQNFGPYGLSFASDRWELRHAVIVRMKPKNADHPYSHKDIYIDTQNMTPLYSMAYDQKNELWKIIYHNKRWSGDESLTGKWYEPWEEVPEPRISAVVSDTIINVQTGTGNRIEFWDAGGKPIGNKARIRRYIDVGRLTRGR, encoded by the coding sequence ATGCGCGCTCCGTTTCCGCTCGTCCTCGCGCTCCTCGCGCTCGTCACCGCCGCGCCCGCGCGCGCGCAGGACGATGCGCCGGCCGGCCCGCCCCCCTTCCGGGAGGGCGACGTGCTCGGCTTCGGCGACATCGAGAAGCTGCGGCCGTACCTGCCCAAGGAGGTCTGGGCGAACCGCGACTTCTTCCTCTACGAGGGCATGAAGATGGAGATCGGCCCCGCGTTCGCCGACTACTCGCCGGCGCCCGCGTACCAGGAGGCCACGGCGAAGTTCGCGGGCCAGCCGAGGCTCGGACCCGACGGCTCGCTCGAGAACTACACGGCCGGCCAGCCCTTCCCGATCGACGCGATCGACTGCGCGGCCGATCCCGACGCCGGGTCCAAGATCATGTGGGACTTCTCCTATCGCTGGGCGCCGATCAGCGGCTTCTCGAGCTTCTTCTACTCGTACTGGGACCGCGGCGAGGAGCTGCCGCTCTACTATGAGGGCACCGGTGGCGGCGTCATGCTCTCGCACCGCCCCGAGCCGATGTACCTCGAGCAGGGCAGCGACCTGTTCCGCGGCGAGAGCCGCAAGGGCGCCGCTGGCGCCGAGGTGACCGCGCCCTTCGACGCGCGCGGCATCATGCTGCTCACCTACCGCTACAAGGACTCGGACCTGCCCCCGAGCAAGGCGCGCAACGACGACACCTGGGTCTACGTGCCGACGCTGCGCCGCGTGCGCCGCATCTCGACCGCCCAGCGCACCGACGCGATCTCGGGCACCGACTTCACCTTCGACGACCTGTTCAGCTTCAACGGCATCGTCCCGCAGTACGAGTGGAAGTGCCTCGGCAAGCAGGACGTGATCGCGCCCGTCAACACCAAGGTGAAGGGCTACCCGTACGTGAAGGGCCAGAACTTCGGGCCCTACGGGCTCTCCTTCGCGAGCGACCGCTGGGAGCTGCGCCACGCCGTGATCGTGCGCATGAAGCCGAAGAACGCCGACCATCCCTACTCGCACAAGGACATCTACATCGACACCCAAAACATGACGCCGCTCTACTCGATGGCCTACGACCAGAAGAACGAGCTGTGGAAGATCATCTACCACAACAAGCGCTGGAGCGGCGACGAATCCCTCACCGGCAAGTGGTACGAGCCGTGGGAGGAGGTGCCGGAGCCGCGCATCAGTGCCGTGGTGAGCGACACCATCATCAACGTGCAGACCGGCACCGGCAATCGCATCGAGTTCTGGGACGCGGGCGGCAAGCCGATCGGCAACAAGGCGCGGATCCGGCGCTACATCGACGTGGGGCGCCTCACGCGCGGGCGCTGA
- a CDS encoding S-(hydroxymethyl)glutathione dehydrogenase/class III alcohol dehydrogenase, with translation MQIRAAVARAAGKPLTIETIRLEGPRAGEVLVEIKAAGVCHTDAYTLSGADPEGLFPSVLGHEGAGVVVEVGAGVTSVKPGDHVIPLYTPECRQCKFCLSGKTNLCQAIRATQGQGLMPDGTSRLSDAQGHALRHYMGTSTFASHCVLPEIAVAKIREDAPFDAACLLGCGVTTGIGAVLFTAKVRPGDNVVVFGLGGVGLSAIQGARIAGAGMIVGVDRNPQKQALAEALGATHFVNPAELEGELVPHLVDLTGGGADFSFECIGNVATMRQALECCHKGWGQSVIIGVAGAGQEIATRPFQLVTGRVWRGSAFGGARGRTDVPKLVDWYMDGRIRIEPLITHRRRLEAINEAFDLLHEGESIRTVVGFD, from the coding sequence ATGCAGATCCGCGCCGCCGTCGCCCGTGCCGCCGGCAAGCCCCTCACGATCGAGACGATTCGCCTCGAGGGCCCGAGGGCCGGCGAGGTGCTGGTGGAGATCAAGGCGGCCGGCGTCTGCCACACCGACGCCTACACGCTCTCGGGAGCCGACCCGGAGGGGCTCTTCCCGTCGGTGCTCGGGCACGAGGGCGCCGGCGTCGTCGTCGAGGTGGGGGCGGGCGTCACCTCGGTGAAGCCCGGCGACCACGTGATCCCGCTCTACACGCCAGAGTGCAGACAGTGCAAGTTCTGCCTGTCGGGCAAGACGAACCTCTGCCAGGCGATCCGGGCCACCCAGGGCCAGGGGCTGATGCCCGACGGCACGAGCCGCCTGTCCGACGCCCAGGGCCACGCGCTGCGCCACTACATGGGTACCTCGACCTTCGCGAGCCATTGCGTGCTGCCCGAGATCGCGGTGGCGAAGATCCGGGAGGACGCGCCCTTCGACGCCGCCTGCCTGCTCGGCTGCGGCGTCACGACCGGGATCGGCGCCGTGCTCTTCACCGCGAAGGTGCGCCCGGGCGACAACGTCGTCGTGTTCGGGCTCGGCGGCGTCGGCCTCTCGGCGATCCAGGGCGCGCGCATCGCGGGCGCCGGCATGATCGTGGGCGTCGACCGGAACCCGCAGAAGCAGGCCCTTGCCGAGGCGCTGGGCGCGACCCACTTCGTGAACCCCGCCGAGCTGGAGGGCGAGCTCGTGCCCCACCTCGTCGACCTGACCGGCGGCGGCGCCGACTTCTCCTTCGAGTGCATCGGCAACGTCGCGACCATGCGCCAGGCGCTCGAGTGCTGCCACAAGGGCTGGGGACAGAGCGTGATCATCGGCGTGGCCGGCGCCGGCCAGGAGATCGCGACCCGCCCCTTCCAGCTCGTGACCGGTCGCGTCTGGCGCGGCAGCGCCTTCGGCGGCGCCCGCGGCCGCACGGACGTGCCGAAGCTCGTCGACTGGTACATGGACGGCCGGATCCGGATCGAGCCGCTGATCACCCACCGCCGCCGGCTCGAGGCGATCAACGAGGCCTTCGACCTGCTGCACGAGGGCGAGTCGATCCGCACCGTGGTAGGCTTCGACTGA
- a CDS encoding OsmC family protein, translated as MKPLPHHYSVSGRLEGHPEGPSEGAATVRLHAPGLPELESAPPAEFGGPGDRWSPETLLLGAVVDCFLLTFRAVARASKFEWTRLRADAEGVLDRAEGVTRFTAIELRAELEAPAGADAATGERLLAKAEKGCLISNSLRCPVHLEASVRAGP; from the coding sequence ATGAAACCCCTTCCTCATCACTACTCTGTGTCGGGACGGCTGGAAGGCCACCCGGAAGGCCCCTCGGAGGGGGCGGCGACGGTCCGGCTGCACGCGCCGGGCCTGCCGGAGCTCGAGAGTGCGCCGCCTGCCGAGTTCGGCGGCCCCGGGGACCGCTGGTCGCCCGAGACCCTCCTGCTCGGGGCCGTGGTGGACTGCTTCCTGCTCACCTTCCGCGCCGTGGCGCGCGCCTCCAAGTTCGAGTGGACGCGCCTGCGGGCCGACGCCGAGGGCGTCCTCGATCGCGCCGAGGGCGTCACGCGCTTCACTGCGATCGAGCTGCGCGCGGAGCTCGAAGCGCCGGCCGGCGCCGACGCGGCGACCGGCGAGCGGCTGCTCGCGAAGGCGGAGAAGGGCTGCCTGATCTCGAACTCGCTGCGCTGCCCGGTCCACCTCGAGGCCAGCGTTCGCGCGGGCCCCTGA
- a CDS encoding PD-(D/E)XK nuclease family protein, producing the protein MASTTGRPGQLALPLDTRERGCVLLAAGPRVAEERVLDEVLTAARARTERLRGGELTSVRAPLRVVVPSRSLRQHLAARLVERAGSLLGVAVQTHVAVALETLARAGAGAPRGDSLVPVLVRRHAAREPVLCDWLGTFEEGFAAVEGAVRDLLDAGFDAGLAEPLDDALAELVAAGELGAATAGRARAVAAVAGQTLAALDELGLGHRSALLARATDVLRAPGTGPAAVLPTAGLWIHGFADATGLVGDWLEALARAFAGRVVVDLPPDPAEPARREEAYTTSLRERMAGAAGRVEALAARAAPAALELLQAPGAEAEARAVALRVRERLDAGVQPEAIGIVARRLEPHRAALAAQLGRLGVPFSVIGAGAGPDASTRRAAALVALLREQAAAPVDTWFAADAHREAEDADLRMAFHVLGVGRLTALAGLDPAARLAPRESLSLPLRRGGSVGTSGGERGAEAGEAAPCAEDMEAAPAAAPADPTRNRRRNVSLDRLVRARERALVAVATLASWPAQAELPAHLERLDALVAGALGWRADRAGCEPLLGALDELGRELPPGLLLAREELAQLVASALEEAGEASLGGAGAGVQVLTVTAARGRTFEHLFLLGLNRDAFPRGIGDDPLLPDALRARLRVILPEMPVKARARDEDRHLFASLCDAAPQVTLAWQHADDDGRRRIESPFVVRLRVARRELAPATEEPALFDAEAEPRGPRPAGEHLVLAGLRHRRAPRAGVRALALAEVQAVLRADPVIGEAAALVPDPGVLARHQLAALRELDQGAPPPGAPPAPPGPWFGWVGRAAAAPADPGPELYVTRLEELARCPWQAFLRRELGLEPVPDALEALPAPTTLLLGGVVHAVLERIVAEALPAPRASLADALARGPVRAPWPDAARLEAWLEEAATRVARGEGIEIPGFAKALARRARSLLDAARATDWADPAGPPVLGAELRGELEVEAGGRIRRIGFVADRADLAGDRLRVTDYKATKPLSTAAGADARWRALVRAVGEGRLLQGAAYRLAAAALAPGGAAEGRYLYLGGDAPQPARVVSVADDAPGDAVAGVFATTVRRVLAAVDHGALAPRLDGSPDEPPCSWCEVSAACLQGESSARRRFAAWKAAASEETASPPERALLGLARLLADAKAASAAGSGSGSGA; encoded by the coding sequence ATGGCCTCCACGACCGGTCGCCCCGGGCAGCTCGCGCTGCCGCTCGACACCCGCGAGCGGGGCTGCGTCCTGCTCGCCGCCGGGCCGCGCGTCGCCGAGGAGCGGGTGCTCGACGAGGTGCTCACGGCGGCGCGCGCCCGTACGGAGCGGCTGCGCGGCGGGGAGCTGACGTCCGTGCGCGCCCCGCTACGGGTCGTGGTTCCCTCGCGCAGTCTTCGCCAGCACCTCGCCGCACGGCTCGTCGAGCGGGCGGGGTCGCTGCTCGGGGTCGCGGTGCAGACCCACGTGGCGGTCGCGCTCGAGACGCTGGCGCGGGCCGGCGCCGGGGCGCCGCGCGGCGACTCGCTCGTACCGGTCCTGGTCCGCCGCCATGCGGCCCGGGAGCCCGTCCTGTGCGACTGGCTCGGCACGTTCGAGGAGGGCTTCGCGGCCGTCGAGGGCGCGGTCCGCGATCTGCTCGACGCAGGCTTCGACGCCGGGCTCGCGGAGCCGCTCGACGACGCGCTCGCGGAGCTCGTCGCTGCCGGCGAGCTCGGCGCGGCGACGGCCGGGCGGGCGCGCGCCGTGGCCGCCGTCGCCGGGCAGACGCTCGCCGCCCTCGACGAGCTCGGGCTCGGCCACCGCTCCGCCCTGCTCGCGCGGGCGACCGACGTGCTGCGCGCGCCCGGCACCGGGCCCGCCGCCGTGCTGCCGACCGCCGGCCTCTGGATCCACGGCTTCGCCGACGCCACCGGCCTCGTGGGCGACTGGCTCGAGGCGCTCGCGCGCGCCTTCGCGGGGCGCGTGGTGGTGGACCTCCCGCCGGACCCTGCCGAGCCCGCGCGCCGGGAGGAGGCCTACACCACGTCGTTACGAGAGCGCATGGCGGGGGCAGCGGGGCGGGTCGAGGCGCTCGCGGCGCGGGCGGCGCCGGCCGCGCTCGAGCTCCTGCAGGCACCCGGTGCCGAGGCCGAGGCGCGCGCCGTGGCGCTGCGCGTGCGCGAGCGCCTCGACGCCGGGGTGCAACCGGAGGCGATCGGCATCGTCGCGCGCCGGCTCGAGCCCCATCGCGCGGCGCTCGCGGCGCAGCTCGGGCGGCTCGGCGTGCCGTTCTCGGTGATCGGGGCCGGCGCCGGGCCCGATGCGTCGACGCGCCGGGCGGCGGCACTCGTCGCGCTGCTGCGCGAGCAGGCGGCGGCGCCGGTCGACACCTGGTTCGCCGCCGACGCCCACCGCGAGGCGGAGGACGCCGACCTCCGCATGGCCTTCCACGTGCTGGGCGTGGGCCGGCTCACGGCCCTCGCAGGGCTCGATCCGGCCGCACGGCTCGCGCCCCGCGAGTCCCTCTCGCTGCCGCTCCGGCGCGGTGGCTCGGTCGGGACGAGCGGCGGTGAGCGCGGCGCGGAGGCCGGCGAGGCGGCACCCTGCGCGGAGGACATGGAGGCAGCGCCGGCCGCGGCCCCGGCCGACCCGACGCGCAACCGCCGCCGGAACGTGTCGCTCGACCGGCTCGTGCGAGCCCGTGAGCGCGCCCTCGTGGCCGTTGCAACGCTCGCGAGCTGGCCGGCGCAAGCCGAGCTGCCGGCCCATCTCGAGCGGCTCGACGCGCTCGTTGCCGGCGCTCTCGGCTGGCGCGCCGACCGCGCCGGCTGCGAGCCGCTGCTCGGTGCGCTCGACGAGCTCGGACGCGAGCTGCCGCCGGGGCTCCTGCTGGCGCGCGAGGAGCTGGCGCAGCTCGTGGCGTCGGCGCTCGAGGAGGCCGGCGAGGCCTCGCTCGGAGGCGCCGGGGCGGGCGTGCAGGTGCTGACGGTCACGGCGGCACGCGGTCGCACGTTCGAGCACCTGTTCCTGCTCGGGCTGAACCGCGACGCCTTCCCGCGCGGGATCGGGGACGATCCGTTGCTGCCCGACGCGCTGCGCGCGCGCCTGCGCGTGATCCTGCCGGAGATGCCCGTGAAGGCGCGCGCGCGCGACGAGGACCGGCACCTCTTCGCGTCGCTGTGCGACGCGGCGCCGCAGGTCACGCTCGCCTGGCAGCACGCGGACGACGACGGGCGCAGGCGCATCGAGTCGCCCTTCGTCGTGCGCCTGCGCGTCGCGCGCCGCGAGCTCGCGCCCGCGACGGAGGAGCCGGCGCTCTTCGACGCCGAGGCGGAGCCGCGCGGGCCGCGGCCCGCGGGCGAGCACCTCGTGCTCGCCGGCCTCCGGCATCGCCGCGCTCCGCGGGCCGGCGTGCGGGCGCTCGCCCTGGCGGAGGTCCAGGCCGTACTGCGCGCCGACCCCGTGATCGGCGAGGCCGCGGCGCTCGTGCCCGACCCGGGCGTGCTCGCCCGTCACCAGCTCGCCGCGCTCCGCGAGCTCGACCAGGGCGCGCCGCCGCCCGGCGCGCCGCCGGCTCCGCCCGGGCCCTGGTTCGGCTGGGTCGGCCGTGCGGCGGCGGCGCCCGCGGACCCCGGCCCCGAGCTCTACGTGACCCGGCTCGAGGAGCTGGCGCGCTGCCCCTGGCAGGCGTTCCTGCGCCGCGAGCTCGGTCTGGAGCCGGTGCCCGATGCACTCGAAGCCCTGCCGGCGCCGACCACGCTCCTGCTCGGTGGGGTCGTGCACGCCGTGCTCGAGCGGATCGTGGCGGAGGCGCTGCCCGCGCCGCGGGCGAGCCTCGCCGACGCGCTCGCGCGCGGGCCGGTGCGCGCGCCGTGGCCGGACGCCGCCCGCCTCGAGGCGTGGCTCGAGGAGGCGGCGACACGCGTGGCGCGGGGCGAGGGGATCGAGATCCCCGGCTTCGCAAAGGCGCTCGCGCGGCGTGCGCGCAGCTTGCTGGACGCCGCACGCGCGACGGACTGGGCCGATCCCGCCGGCCCGCCGGTGCTCGGCGCGGAGCTGCGCGGCGAGCTCGAGGTCGAGGCGGGCGGCCGGATCCGCCGGATCGGCTTCGTCGCCGACCGTGCCGACCTGGCCGGCGACCGGCTCCGTGTCACCGACTACAAGGCGACGAAGCCCCTCTCGACCGCGGCCGGGGCGGACGCGCGCTGGCGCGCGCTGGTGCGTGCCGTCGGCGAGGGGCGGCTGCTCCAGGGCGCGGCGTACCGCCTCGCCGCGGCCGCCCTCGCGCCGGGGGGCGCGGCAGAGGGCCGCTATCTCTACCTGGGCGGCGATGCCCCGCAGCCCGCGCGGGTCGTCTCGGTGGCGGATGACGCGCCCGGCGACGCGGTCGCCGGCGTCTTCGCGACGACCGTGCGGCGCGTGCTCGCCGCCGTCGACCACGGCGCGCTCGCGCCGCGCCTCGATGGCAGTCCGGACGAGCCGCCCTGCTCCTGGTGCGAGGTGTCGGCCGCCTGCCTGCAGGGCGAGAGCAGCGCGCGGCGCCGGTTCGCGGCGTGGAAGGCGGCTGCCAGCGAGGAGACGGCTTCGCCGCCCGAGCGCGCGCTGCTCGGCCTCGCGCGGCTCCTCGCGGACGCAAAGGCAGCGAGTGCCGCCGGCAGCGGAAGCGGGAGCGGCGCGTGA